The region GCCGGTATCCCCGGCAACGCCGTCAACGCTGGCTCCGCGGGGGGCGAGCATTTCGTGGGGATTGCTTACGGCGCCGAGGACGGCGTGGAGCGCTACCGCGAAGAACATTGGATCTGGCGGGATGCTGCTAGTCCTAGTCCTAGTCCTAGTTCAAGTTCAAGTCCAGGTCCAAGTTCGAGCCCGAGTTCGGGTGCAAGCCCGAGCCCGGCGGAGACCCAATTGGTGCTCTATCGCTGTCCGGACGGGACGCCCTTCGCCCGCAAGTGGGTGCAAGGCCGCTTGAATGACCCGGTGCCGGATTACGCTTTCGCGGACCAGCGCAATGGCTATCGTGAAGGCGTGGAAACGCGCGATGGCGCGCGTTCCGTCTACGTCCTAGCCAGCGCCGGCAAGCAGGCCGAGCGGAAGGTCCTGGATCCGCCGTCGAATGCCGTCATCAACAGCGGCTTCGATGCCTGGGTGCGCACGCATTGGTCGGTGTCGAACGCGACCCTGAATATCCTCATCCCCAGTCGGCTGTCCTTCATGCCGCTGAGCATCAGCGTGCTGGCGCCAGCGGACGCGGGCGAGCGCGTCTACCGCATGAAGCTGGATACCTGGTACGGTTTCGCCGCTCCCACGCTGCAGGTCACCTACGACGTCGCGGCGCATCGCCTGCGCCGTTTCGTCGGCCCCAGCGACGTCCATGACGACAACGGCGGAACCCAGTCCGTCCGCATCGAATTTCCCCCCGATCAACGCCTGGCGCCGCCCAGCAAAGCGCAGATCGACGCGGCCGCCAAGGCGCCGTTACCGCCACTGCATGTCGTCTGCAAAGCGTCAGCGAATTAGCGGCGCTGAATGTTGCTTGCAACACATTAGCGAACTAGCCTTTTCGAATTAGCCTCTTATCGGCAAATCGTCCCTGCCGGAATCGTCCCTTCCTCGGGACCGTCGTGTCGACGCGGCAGGGATGCCCATAGTCTTCCGCATCCGCATTAGGTTTACAGTATGTGCACCGTTAACGGACACAACAGGAACCGTGATGAACGAGGTGCAATCCGAGGTGCAGTCGCGCGCGCAGGCCATCGCTGTCAAACTCAAGCAGCGTGGGCATACGCTGGGTACGGTAGAAAGTTCCGCGGGCGGCCTGATCGCAGCCAGCCTGCTGGCGGTACCAGGCGCCTCGTCCTACTTCATCGGCGGCGCAGTCGTATACACAGCCCAGTCCCGCCACGCGCTGCTCGACCTGCCTTTGACCTTGCCGGACGGCATACGCTCCGCGACAGAGGCCTACGCGTCCATGCTCGCTGAGGCGCTGCAACGCAAGCTGCAAACAACGTGGGTGCTGGCCGAAACCGGCGCCAGCGGCCCCAGCGGCAACCGCTACGGCGACGCCCCCGGCCACGCCTGCTTCGCCGTCCGCGGCCCGCAAGGCGCAACCCTGACCATAGAAACCGGCAACCCAGACCGCGCCACCAACATGCAAACCTTCGCCACCGCAGCATTGGACCTGCTGGACCAAATGCTCAATCGCGCGGCGTAGCCCCCCCATCGATGCAGCCCTGGCCATTGGCTAATAGCTGCCGGGCACGAATTGCCTGATACGAAACAACAAAGGCCGCTTCGAAGAAGCGGCCTTGTCTTTGAATCTGGCGCCCGGGCCGGAATCGAACCGGCCCGCCTTGCGGCGGGGGGATTTTGAGTCGGTGATTTACAGTGTCTCTACAGGGAAATGGGGCGAATTCTAGCGTAGGTTGAAATAGGTAAAACCAGTTTCAAATCAGTAGGTTGGAGTATTTTAGCTAACTTGGTGAAAACTGGTCACTGTACCTGTACTGTACCGAAGTTTCGGTACAGTGTTGACAAGGGAGTGCCCGCGCAGAATTTCCGTGCGAAACTTACAGCGGAACTTCGAGTATTCCCGACGATAGCTGTTCGAGAGTACTTATTGCCAGTTGTCTGAGACAAAGCAAACATTGTCGAGCAAGCTGTTGTCAGCCCAGTTGCAGAAGTTTCGTGAGGTTGCGTCTCAGCTGATGTTCAACCTCGTCAAGGGGCATTCCCCAAACTTCAGAGATAACCGCGCACACGCGCCAGGCATCCCATGGCCGTAAAGTCACACCATTCTGCTCTGTGAAAGGACCGTCTGTCTCAGGAAGCACTCGGTTCATCGGCATGTGGGCAAGCAAAGAACGACCTTTCTCGCCGGTCAGCATAGCCGGCCCAACACTAAACCAGCAGCCTAGTCGCGAAGCCGTTCGAAGTTCAGCAACGCCTCCCGAGAACCAATGTAGCAAAGGAACACCTACATCGCCTGCAGCAGCCAGCGCTGCGATGACTCGTTGGGCAGCACCTCGTGAATGGATGCTGATTATTCGCCCACCTTGGAGACGGCATTCTGTCAGCACCGCTTGAAAGGCTCGCTGCTGTAGTTCCAAAGATTTCCGAAATTTTGGCGTGCCATCCAGGCCAACTTCACCAACAAATCGAGCACCCTTGATACCCGAGATTAACTGTTCAAGCTCTACAAACTTGGCTTCCAGCACTTCAGGATGGAGGCCGAGCGCAACGTGAATGTTTTGTAATTCTCCGAAGACTCTTGATGTTGCTTGATACGCCCGCGGGCTGGTTGTCACTACGAGAGTGAATTCATTTCGAACGTTGACTTTCCTCGCCAGTGCCAGGCCGTCCGGATACAGGTCTAAATGTGAATGAACGTCAATCATAGGACGCTGTGCGCTTGTAGCAGCGCTGCCAGTTCTTTGAGCCCGCGTTCAACCACCCCTTCAAACACAATTCGTTGATCTGACGCTGCAAAAGCGAACTGTCCTGCGGTGAAACTACGGATGCCGTCTTCATCAGCCTTCAATATGGCAGTAGCTACCGCCGCCACATCGTTAGCGCCTTGATCTGGCTGAGCGGCCTTCAAATCATCGTGGACATAGACAGCAGTGGAATCTGGAATGCCTGATCGCATGAATGCGGAGCGCCGAACCATACATGGCACGCAGCGTCCACAATGTTTTAAACCAAAAACCGCAAAACGCCCGCAACTGGTTGACGTCCCTGCCAATTCACGGAGGCGATGTGGATCTCGACACGCGGCCATCATTTCGCCCTTTGTCATTGCTGCGTAGGGAAGACGCAGTTCAGCGGGCACGCCAAGCTCCGTCCATAAATGCTGTAGCCGACGCATGAAGACAGGGTGTGTTGTCTTTGTACTCAGACTTCCGACACGTCCTGCGGTCAAAGGCACATTCAGGCTGATAAGACCGTTCTCTGGAACGAAAAGGTCTACAACTTCATCCCCCGTTGTTTGTGCGTGGCTGTCAGCAGCAATCGCCGCAAATGCGAAGAACACTATTGAGCGGCCGCGCGTTGAAGGCTCTCCTTCGCGCTGGGGTTTAAGCCAAATATTTTGATTCCACTGTAAATGACGTTCACCTCCGCCAAGGGTGCGAGCGTATAAGCGCTGGTTCTCCGAGTCGCCCCTAGCTATGTGTGATACGAAGATGGGCCGCCGTCCTTCAGCGTGCAGATCCAATGCACCGATCAAACTATCGAGCCCACCTGAAAGGAGAGATACGCAATCTGCGTCATATGTGGCTATGAGCTTCGGGGCTGGGGGCGGGTAGCCACCATCAACGAAGCTGAGCTTCCAAAAGTCTCCCGTCAGGAAACGCAACGCCAGCTGAAGCTCAGAAGTTAACTGTGCAAAGGGAGCGGGCTCATAAAGAGCTATCTCCAATTCGATGGTTCTAGTCCATCCGTCGACCGAAAGGTCGCGCTCTACAATATGGTCAGCAGCGTTGACTGCCAAAGCGAGCGTCAGAAAGTCCCAACTGGCCGCGCGCGGAGTGAGGCCTGCTTGTTTTATTTCGTCAATGAGCGATGTGCCAATCGTGCTTACGTCTGGCAAGCCATCATGGGCATACATAGAAACGTAATTAATACCAGCGCTGCGGACTTCTGGTATACAGTCTTTGGGCGCGCAGAAAACCTTCGTCATAGGTCTGCCTCAAACAGGTCGAATGTCATCTTCAACGCTTCTTGCAGGATGCTAGCGAGCTGCGATCGAGATGGATTGGCCACCGAGTTCCGCAACAGGTCTACATGCGCCCCTATTTCATTTTTGAGAAATCGGCGCATTTCTCGTTCGCGCTGCACTGCTGTTCGAGGGTCGAGTTGGGAGTTTTCAAAAACCGGACCCAAATCAAAGCACAGCCTATTTCCAGCCTCGTTAGCCAAATAGCCCTTCATCAGCTCCCAAATGTTGTCGACGCCCATACTCAAGGGATCAATGGCTGGATTGTCTTTGATGAGTTCGGAGAGAGCGTGGTCCATCGAGTCGCGTAGCGACTCTTCGTCGGCACTGCCGCCTGGCGGGGCGAGTTCGCGAACGATGGCGTCGACGACATTTTCTGCGGATGGGTTGGTCGCACGTAAATTGTCGACCCACTGGCGAGCTTCAGGCGTGCTACCTTGGCCTATCGCATTCAGAAACGAGAATAGCGCTGCACCAGCACTGGTCGACGCTCGCATACGGTTCGCAGACGCGCCTGCGCCGCCTCCACCTTTGCTGGAGTAGTGTCCTATTGCGCGCCGAAGCTGGTCAGTGCTTCCTGTTCTTGCGAACTTACCAAATGCTCTACGTGCATCCCCGTAGCGGTTCGGTGGAGCGATACCTGGCGGAACTACAGGAGATCCCGGATCTGCTCCATCATCTGGCGGAACCACATCGCAGCCACTGCCAACCCCATCGATAACGTCGTCCAGCCAAGGAGGATCCAGACTTACACCACTAGCCGGTCCTTTGCTTGATGTTGAGGTTCCCATTACTTGCCACCTTTCTTCTGTCGCCTTAGATACTCACGGGACTTTTCGTCCGTATCAATATCGTTTTCCCATTCTTGCAGGACCTCAATAGCCCATGATTGGTTTTTAAGAAGAGGGATGAGCGCCACGCTGCGCTTCCTACCGGGAACCTCATAAAGCGCAGTCGCGAGTTGAGTTCCTAGATTCGGATGCGCCTCTGTGCAATTGAGGCACCGCATAAAGTCTTCCATTTCCCATTGGTTCTCGTGACCTTTGCGAATTGCGCGAGTGAGTATTCGAGAGGCATCCCCCTCTCCAAGGGACGATAGCTGCTTGATAAGCAGAGCTGAGCGATCTGTTGCCTCCATGGTCGCTTCCAGTATTTTTTTGGCCTCAGCAGACAACTCATCGTATGCAGCCAAGCCCAGGCTGCGGTCGCGGCTGAGATGAAGAATCGGCTGCAGGTTCTCTTTTGCCAGGCGAGGCGCCAGCTTTAACCACTGCTCGTAAAATGGTCCGGTCCACGACGGATGGGGCGGCTCGTAGGGTTCCCCCTTTGTTGCGGCATCCTCCAATGCATCCAGAAAGTCGGCATAGCCCTCTGGGTGTGCGGCCACTGCTTTGGTAAGGTGTTCGAATGCAGCGCTCGACGAACAGCGCTCAAAAAGTTGAATCTTGACTAGTTGCTCTAACGCGAGCGGCATCTCCATGTCATTGGCAATAGTTTGACGAATCATGAGATTGTTTAGGAAGCGCTTGATCAGGCGAGGATTTCCGGCAATCTCCGCTGATGTGACAAGCAGGGGGGCCAACTGGTCGGCAATGTCCAGCTCTTTAGTCACTGCCTCCTTCTCGGCTTTAAATGCTTCACCGAGCTCTTCGCGCGAAATACCTCTGGACCATGATTTTTTTAGTAGCTTGAGCACTTCCACTTGTCCGGTAGACTGCGCGTTCTTCGAGAGCCGACCTTCGCGTTCAGCGAGGTCGGTGAGTAGAAGTGTCAGATACGCCTTGACTTCGTTAATCCCCAAACGCGGAACTCTCAGCGGAATTTGAATTAGTTTGTCGAAGTAGCTAGTGACAAGTCCATCCTCAATTTCAACGCCTTTGAAGTGTGCGCGTACGGCTCCACGAATCATGCTTTCATCTGCCGCAATCAAGAAAGCGGTGCGTTCAACGTGTAGTAACAGCCGCATTGCTTCCAGCGTACCAATCGCGGTAGGGGGGAGACATCGGTCTAGATCATCAACAAACACGACCAACCGGACCTCCAGCTTCGCCAACAGCTCTGCAAAAGCCTTTCGTAAGCCTTCGATTTCTTTGGGCAGCGAAGCTTCTTTCTTTTCGCCAATCAGCTCCTTGAGATCTGGGGAAAGCTCAGCATAAGCATTCTGTACAGCCTGAAGATTTTCTGCGCGTTTATTTTCATCGGAGAAGCCCTGCACAAGCCCAGTCACGGCCCCGAACAGCGCACCCAGCGGACCAGCAGCCACACTGCCAACTGCAACATGTGCTACTGCGGGTGCGACGATACGTCCAAGCTTCAACAGTTTGACGCGTTTGGCGAAATCAAGCGCGTTATCGATGAAAGTCTTTCGCCTGGAGGCTTCTTCAACAAGTCGGTCTGCAACTGCTTGCAGTAGTGCTTGTCGAGCATCTTCATAGCCCTGATATAGCCACGCATTGAATTCCATGAGAATGTACGGAGGCTTCTTGTCGTCGGGCGCAATACCTTGTCCTAGCTGAGCCTGGACAAGTTTCACGAGTGTTGATTTACCGGCTCCCCAGCCGCCGGATATTCCGATAGTGACGGGGCTGTTTCCAGCATTCTTTATGAGGTTAGCAGCGGCATTTGCCACCAGACCAAAATTTAGAAGATCTGCCTCTGCCTCAATGTCGTGCCACATCCGTTGCTCCTCGTTCCATATATCTCAAATGAGATTTATTGTCCGGCGCATCCATTAAATACTTGACGGTACTCGCTCTGACTGACGGGCTAACTTCTGCCTTTAGCCGAAAGCACTCAGTTTCGAACTAGTACTTCCAAAATGTGCGTGGCCACACTCAAATTGCTGCATCACATGTGTCCTGCAAATCCCGGCGACAGCCTATCCTGCACTAGTCCTCGAATCCTAAATTTCTTCGTCATGACGAAGACTTTGGGAGCATCAACGCGTCAACGCGCGGCTGCACAAACTCTTGCAGGCTGATCTGACCATCGATGAAACGCTGGGCGTGGGCCTCATCTGCTTCACTGAGCGAGAAACCTTCTAGACCGATGGAGGCCCGCGCGTAGTTAACGGCCGATTGGCGTCGACCGCGTTCAGCATCTGATATGGTTTTGTAGGGCTGTAACCCACATTTATCTTCGCCAGCCATGGTGTCCCCTTGCTGTAGGTAACTCGATTTTACAAGAGGTACGAGTTTTTTTGGTTTAGGTACACGCAACCTCCAGGGCGGTGCGCTGAAATTGTCTTGTTTTACTTGCTATGGATCGCCTGTATTGGCCGCGTACTAGCCTGCATCGTAGTTTCCAAAGAGGCTTTGCCTCTCTGGACTCTCCACCCTCGCCGGCGGGAGCCTCGGGAGCAGGGGTTGCGGGCCTTTGGCCCGGAACTCCTGCCCCCGGGCATAGCGTGGGGCGCTCCGGCCGCGTCAAGGGGCCGTGTCCTCGCCCTGTGGGCTGCGGGCCGCACCAACCCCTTGACCCGTCATCCGCTTGACAGCACCGCTACTGACGCCGTTTGGCCGGAAGAGGCGTCAAGGGCGGGACCGGAAGCCGCAGCCCGGAGCGCAGCGCAGGGAACGGGTGAGGATTCCGGGCGAAGCCTTCACCCTTGATGCCTCTGGAAGCCATGCAGCCTGTCGGCCGGGGGGAGGAACAAGGCGAAGCCGCTGGGCCTGCCCCTGCGGTCAGTCCGGCAAGAACGGACGCGGGATGCAACCGAAGGGGTTGCCGAAGCGTAGCGCGGAGATTTGCCGCTAGAAATGAAAGGGCCTCGCCGAAAGCGAGGCCAATGCAGGGGCAGATGGCAGGCTATTCGCCTTTGACTGAGCCGCCTGTAGCCGGCCCCCAGTTTTTGCCCATGTTCTGCAAGACGTGTTGCCGGTACGCTGGGTTCCACATTGTGTTGCCTGCTGCGAGATGATTGAGCCGGCCCCCGGTGACCATCATGCCGCTTTGCATGTCGCGGCGAGTTGTTTGACGGTTGAGAACTTGAGTTACGGGGGATGCGGCGGCCTGGCTGACTTGCCTAAGCGTGATACCCGCCGAGGACACGCCTCCGGCCAGGTGCGAAGCTGCCTCATCTGCGCGTTGCAGCAAGAACAGGGTGACGCCCGTGACGATCAGGATTTCAAGCATTGTGGCAATAGGATGGTCAGTGGTGACGGCCAAAACTTTGGCCGTAAGTGCACTGAAAAACTTCATGCCCATGCCGAGAACCGTTGTCACCAAGGCGATTTGCATGATGTAGGTCATCACTTGGCCAAACCAGCTATCAAACCATTTCGCGGTGACGGGGAACATCAGCATGGCGATGAAGAACGGCCCGATGCCAAGCATGAGGGTGAGCATGATTTTGGCAACGATCACCATTGCCCCCGCCGGAATGGCAATGATGAGCGTGGCGGCATAGATGATTAGGGCGTTAAGCAGGTCCCAAAACACCATGCCAATCTCATACCAGCGCCGTTTTCCCATCTTGTCGAGCATATCGCCGCCGATCAGGAAGCCATCGGACACCGCCTTATCGAGCACCTGATAAACCGAGGTTGCGGACGTACTGCTGCCGGATGCCGAGAAGGCGTCAGCGACGCCCGTTTCCAGGCCGCGCAATGCTTCGACAACCCATGACAGGTACGTAGGGGAGCTCATTGCCAAACCGCCAATGACGATGAACTTCCCGCAAGTTTTCATGAAGTTTGAGGCAGGGGCTTCGACATATCCGAAGATGATGGCGAATCCCATCATCACGAGTGTGAGCGTGCCACCGTAGATGAAGATGTCAGTGAACATGGAAATGACATTGCCCGACGTCACCTGAACAAACGCGTTCAGCGTCATGTCGATGCTTTCGCCCATCCATTCAAAGATATTAGATTCAATAGCCACTATTTGCCCCCTTCGAGCACATTGATTGGCTCATGCTTTGTGTATCCGCGCTTCTCAACCGTCAGATGGTTCTGGGCGGTGATGGCATTTATGCAGTTCGGTGATGCGTCCGACTCGCCAGGATTATTCCGGCACTTGGAAACCATTGCAGTGCGCTCGGCATCGTGCGCTTTGTACCAATCCACGGTTTGGACCGTCGTGGCCTGATCG is a window of Bordetella sp. N DNA encoding:
- a CDS encoding EexN family lipoprotein, encoding MKRTVLSLFVATALAGCDQATTVQTVDWYKAHDAERTAMVSKCRNNPGESDASPNCINAITAQNHLTVEKRGYTKHEPINVLEGGK
- a CDS encoding antitoxin VbhA family protein, which encodes MAGEDKCGLQPYKTISDAERGRRQSAVNYARASIGLEGFSLSEADEAHAQRFIDGQISLQEFVQPRVDALMLPKSSS
- a CDS encoding CinA family protein, with translation MNEVQSEVQSRAQAIAVKLKQRGHTLGTVESSAGGLIAASLLAVPGASSYFIGGAVVYTAQSRHALLDLPLTLPDGIRSATEAYASMLAEALQRKLQTTWVLAETGASGPSGNRYGDAPGHACFAVRGPQGATLTIETGNPDRATNMQTFATAALDLLDQMLNRAA
- a CDS encoding P-loop NTPase fold protein, which codes for MWHDIEAEADLLNFGLVANAAANLIKNAGNSPVTIGISGGWGAGKSTLVKLVQAQLGQGIAPDDKKPPYILMEFNAWLYQGYEDARQALLQAVADRLVEEASRRKTFIDNALDFAKRVKLLKLGRIVAPAVAHVAVGSVAAGPLGALFGAVTGLVQGFSDENKRAENLQAVQNAYAELSPDLKELIGEKKEASLPKEIEGLRKAFAELLAKLEVRLVVFVDDLDRCLPPTAIGTLEAMRLLLHVERTAFLIAADESMIRGAVRAHFKGVEIEDGLVTSYFDKLIQIPLRVPRLGINEVKAYLTLLLTDLAEREGRLSKNAQSTGQVEVLKLLKKSWSRGISREELGEAFKAEKEAVTKELDIADQLAPLLVTSAEIAGNPRLIKRFLNNLMIRQTIANDMEMPLALEQLVKIQLFERCSSSAAFEHLTKAVAAHPEGYADFLDALEDAATKGEPYEPPHPSWTGPFYEQWLKLAPRLAKENLQPILHLSRDRSLGLAAYDELSAEAKKILEATMEATDRSALLIKQLSSLGEGDASRILTRAIRKGHENQWEMEDFMRCLNCTEAHPNLGTQLATALYEVPGRKRSVALIPLLKNQSWAIEVLQEWENDIDTDEKSREYLRRQKKGGK
- the qatC gene encoding Qat anti-phage system QueC-like protein QatC → MTKVFCAPKDCIPEVRSAGINYVSMYAHDGLPDVSTIGTSLIDEIKQAGLTPRAASWDFLTLALAVNAADHIVERDLSVDGWTRTIELEIALYEPAPFAQLTSELQLALRFLTGDFWKLSFVDGGYPPPAPKLIATYDADCVSLLSGGLDSLIGALDLHAEGRRPIFVSHIARGDSENQRLYARTLGGGERHLQWNQNIWLKPQREGEPSTRGRSIVFFAFAAIAADSHAQTTGDEVVDLFVPENGLISLNVPLTAGRVGSLSTKTTHPVFMRRLQHLWTELGVPAELRLPYAAMTKGEMMAACRDPHRLRELAGTSTSCGRFAVFGLKHCGRCVPCMVRRSAFMRSGIPDSTAVYVHDDLKAAQPDQGANDVAAVATAILKADEDGIRSFTAGQFAFAASDQRIVFEGVVERGLKELAALLQAHSVL
- the qatD gene encoding Qat anti-phage system TatD family nuclease QatD, with the translated sequence MIDVHSHLDLYPDGLALARKVNVRNEFTLVVTTSPRAYQATSRVFGELQNIHVALGLHPEVLEAKFVELEQLISGIKGARFVGEVGLDGTPKFRKSLELQQRAFQAVLTECRLQGGRIISIHSRGAAQRVIAALAAAGDVGVPLLHWFSGGVAELRTASRLGCWFSVGPAMLTGEKGRSLLAHMPMNRVLPETDGPFTEQNGVTLRPWDAWRVCAVISEVWGMPLDEVEHQLRRNLTKLLQLG
- a CDS encoding type IV secretion system protein, with the protein product MAIESNIFEWMGESIDMTLNAFVQVTSGNVISMFTDIFIYGGTLTLVMMGFAIIFGYVEAPASNFMKTCGKFIVIGGLAMSSPTYLSWVVEALRGLETGVADAFSASGSSTSATSVYQVLDKAVSDGFLIGGDMLDKMGKRRWYEIGMVFWDLLNALIIYAATLIIAIPAGAMVIVAKIMLTLMLGIGPFFIAMLMFPVTAKWFDSWFGQVMTYIMQIALVTTVLGMGMKFFSALTAKVLAVTTDHPIATMLEILIVTGVTLFLLQRADEAASHLAGGVSSAGITLRQVSQAAASPVTQVLNRQTTRRDMQSGMMVTGGRLNHLAAGNTMWNPAYRQHVLQNMGKNWGPATGGSVKGE
- the qatB gene encoding Qat anti-phage system associated protein QatB, with translation MGTSTSSKGPASGVSLDPPWLDDVIDGVGSGCDVVPPDDGADPGSPVVPPGIAPPNRYGDARRAFGKFARTGSTDQLRRAIGHYSSKGGGGAGASANRMRASTSAGAALFSFLNAIGQGSTPEARQWVDNLRATNPSAENVVDAIVRELAPPGGSADEESLRDSMDHALSELIKDNPAIDPLSMGVDNIWELMKGYLANEAGNRLCFDLGPVFENSQLDPRTAVQREREMRRFLKNEIGAHVDLLRNSVANPSRSQLASILQEALKMTFDLFEADL